The following are encoded in a window of Caldicellulosiruptor danielii genomic DNA:
- a CDS encoding FTR1 family protein, which translates to MFQGFVIAFREVFEIILIVAVMIGVIEKLEQKNLMKNMKIGLVLGVILSLVFGVIVFAFYQSLEESFEGIEILLKALLVVLITWFLAVAIKFQKSDFKRETYEKVVNFKTYSYGVFLLSFVNVLREGAELVIFSLASFSRDKSFALFYGIISGIVAAIVLGYFVLELSHRINIKLFFIVTTLILVVVSAEVLKDLIEELFEEVLKFENEIIPGALSIAYVLVFLTLILKSNILIK; encoded by the coding sequence ATGTTTCAGGGATTTGTAATTGCTTTTCGAGAGGTTTTTGAAATAATCCTTATAGTTGCTGTGATGATAGGTGTTATTGAAAAACTTGAACAAAAGAATTTAATGAAGAACATGAAGATTGGTTTAGTGCTTGGAGTTATTTTAAGCTTGGTATTTGGTGTTATTGTATTTGCATTTTATCAGAGCCTTGAAGAATCATTTGAAGGCATTGAAATATTACTTAAAGCACTTTTAGTTGTTTTAATTACATGGTTTTTAGCAGTAGCAATCAAATTTCAAAAAAGTGATTTCAAGAGGGAAACTTATGAAAAGGTTGTTAATTTCAAGACATATTCGTACGGAGTTTTTCTACTATCTTTTGTAAATGTCTTGCGAGAAGGAGCTGAGCTTGTCATATTTTCATTGGCTTCATTTTCAAGGGACAAATCTTTTGCTTTGTTTTATGGGATTATCTCAGGCATAGTTGCCGCTATTGTTTTAGGATACTTTGTGCTTGAGCTTTCTCATAGAATAAATATTAAACTGTTCTTCATTGTCACAACTTTAATTTTGGTGGTTGTATCAGCTGAGGTTTTGAAAGACCTAATTGAAGAACTGTTCGAAGAGGTTTTAAAATTTGAGAATGAAATAATTCCGGGGGCTTTGAGCATTGCATATGTATTGGTATTTTTAACCTTAATTTTAAAATCGAATATTCTCATAAAATGA
- the spoIVA gene encoding stage IV sporulation protein A: MDVDIYKDIAKRTNGDIYIGVVGPVRTGKSTFIKRFMDLFVIPNIEDEYKKERTKDELPQSAQGKTIMTTEPKFVPNEAVEVLLSSGARLKVRLVDCVGYLVEGAMGHLEENHPRMVTTPWFENPIPFEEAAEIGTKKVIQDHSTIGIVVTTDGTITDIPRENYIKAEERVIEELKQINKPFVIVLNTAKPYSPDTQELKKDLEEKYKMPVLIVNCLQMQIEDVKRILETVLFEFPVVEVKINLPRWFDELEDESWLKKEIYEKIKEYAEKLDKIRDISDQLEVLKQHPQIDRCEVVGINLGDGKSELSIYFKEGLLFKIIEESTGFEIKGEHHLVRLLCELSQIKREYDKLKDALNSAKEKGYGIVAPALDELKLETPEIVKRGNSFGVRLKASAPSLHIIRVEVETEVSPIVGTEKQSEELVNFLMKEFEDDPKKIWESNIFGKSLHELVKEGLQNKLLRVPEDSQEKLRETLQRIINEGSGGFILIIL, translated from the coding sequence ATGGACGTTGATATCTATAAAGATATAGCAAAACGGACAAATGGCGATATTTACATTGGTGTTGTTGGACCGGTTAGAACTGGAAAATCTACTTTTATTAAAAGATTCATGGACCTTTTTGTGATTCCAAACATTGAAGATGAGTATAAAAAAGAGAGAACAAAGGATGAACTTCCGCAAAGTGCGCAGGGCAAAACCATAATGACAACAGAACCAAAGTTTGTTCCTAATGAAGCTGTTGAAGTTTTGCTGTCAAGTGGTGCAAGACTTAAGGTACGGCTTGTTGACTGCGTCGGGTACCTTGTTGAAGGGGCAATGGGACATTTGGAAGAAAACCACCCGCGCATGGTCACAACACCATGGTTTGAAAACCCAATCCCGTTTGAAGAAGCAGCAGAAATTGGTACAAAAAAGGTCATCCAGGACCACTCAACAATTGGAATTGTGGTTACAACAGATGGCACAATTACTGATATACCGCGAGAAAACTACATAAAGGCAGAAGAAAGAGTGATTGAAGAATTAAAGCAAATCAACAAACCTTTTGTGATTGTTCTCAACACTGCAAAACCCTACTCACCCGACACACAAGAGCTCAAAAAAGATCTTGAAGAGAAGTACAAGATGCCAGTTTTGATTGTCAACTGTCTTCAGATGCAGATTGAGGATGTTAAGAGGATTTTAGAGACAGTACTGTTTGAATTTCCTGTTGTTGAAGTAAAGATTAACCTGCCCAGATGGTTTGACGAGCTGGAAGATGAGTCGTGGCTCAAAAAAGAGATTTACGAAAAGATAAAGGAATATGCAGAAAAACTTGACAAAATCAGAGATATATCAGACCAGCTTGAAGTTTTAAAACAACATCCCCAAATTGACAGGTGTGAGGTTGTAGGAATAAATTTGGGAGATGGGAAGAGCGAGCTTTCAATTTACTTCAAAGAAGGGCTTTTATTCAAGATTATTGAAGAATCAACCGGGTTTGAAATAAAAGGCGAGCATCATCTTGTAAGGCTTCTTTGCGAGCTTTCGCAAATAAAGAGGGAGTATGATAAGCTAAAAGATGCGCTAAATAGCGCAAAAGAGAAAGGATACGGTATTGTTGCACCTGCTTTAGATGAGCTCAAGCTTGAAACGCCTGAAATAGTAAAAAGAGGAAACAGCTTTGGTGTAAGACTCAAGGCTTCTGCACCATCTTTGCACATCATAAGAGTTGAAGTTGAGACAGAAGTGTCGCCAATTGTTGGAACAGAAAAGCAGAGCGAAGAACTTGTGAACTTTTTGATGAAAGAGTTTGAAGACGACCCAAAAAAGATTTGGGAGTCAAACATATTTGGAAAATCGCTTCATGAGCTTGTCAAAGAAGGACTTCAAAATAAGCTTCTAAGAGTGCCAGAAGACAGCCAAGAAAAGCTCAGAGAGACTTTGCAGAGGATTATAAATGAAGGAAGTGGAGGATTTATTCTCATAATCCTTTAA
- a CDS encoding phosphodiester glycosidase family protein: MKKFLSFISFATILSLVLSAFAKPYTEILRFKTTQQIAPRTYYEKYDLLTNEGFVDINCIKLDLIDGGFDFDVLKSSVANTGDFVYNMVYNQNERNPVAAINANFFYTNTKTDYNKIWPIGISVSDSKILSSPNNKQNTFPAFVYTNSNEILFDYINGLSYKLVNVDSGYEFKIAHVNKFTGDLTYPILFTGDYVRKTIGNKYKGIVELIIKDGIIKDIREEEQAVALDKSEYLLAATGNYAKNLKANFKVGDKVEIKIDLSIPLEKIKAAASGNTFLLKDGKIPPFTHEIAGRHPRSAIGIDKTGRFFFLVAVDGRNGKSIGLSQGELASFLQTIGVWTAINLDGGYSTQLIAKDNDGNLKAFYYTGETRKVFDSIAAFYKYRDDKIATFYIDCPDKVFAGEEYPIKVYAKDRFYNTITYDAVYLKVYQDAYEIDIKDGIFSPYKDGVVTISCVYEDVYQKVFAQKKISVYKPEILDTDKKQLYLLPGESARLRFYIKDKVGHFKEIDPRKVQAEENPAYEFRDGSFIAKSNFRGFVTFTYKDLKCSLPVGIGQTTQLLRSFDYLALSWPKGVSMFLSSKNKTQGKYSNKIYFSIPSTKGKSFKLNFKTPASLTNISKISFDLCAKNVKVYFGFKMPNGTQKEVEITQLKSDNFKSYSLNVESYKTLDYILLIPQKTQGYIWIDNLTGSIVNLPPVEAINQYVAKFDTNLAKTSVIFLTKGFENLPSDIKKKVESNLGSYLKYYSLEKDNPPYEKNEKFNIVFLRTKSGSILDFSFYQWIRIKNLSAEKKPLIVVLDIPFESLRQDEKDILIRLLKSRKAPSMIICTTSDYTRVERYDTLYIGYASSNDLLAKSSTKSVNLACDVEKGYIYLARGY; this comes from the coding sequence ATGAAAAAGTTTTTAAGTTTTATCTCTTTTGCAACAATCTTGTCGCTCGTTCTATCAGCATTTGCAAAGCCGTATACAGAAATTTTGAGATTTAAAACAACACAGCAAATTGCCCCTCGCACGTATTATGAAAAATATGATCTTTTAACAAATGAAGGGTTTGTGGATATAAACTGCATAAAGCTTGACCTAATAGATGGTGGCTTTGACTTTGATGTGCTAAAGTCAAGCGTTGCAAACACAGGCGATTTTGTCTATAACATGGTTTACAATCAAAACGAGAGAAACCCTGTTGCGGCAATAAACGCAAACTTCTTTTACACAAACACCAAAACAGACTACAATAAAATCTGGCCAATTGGAATTTCTGTATCAGATAGCAAGATTCTGTCTTCACCAAACAACAAGCAAAATACCTTTCCGGCCTTTGTGTACACAAACTCAAATGAAATTCTTTTTGACTATATAAATGGTCTTTCATACAAGCTTGTAAATGTAGATTCTGGCTATGAATTCAAGATTGCACACGTAAACAAGTTCACAGGGGATTTGACATATCCTATTTTGTTCACAGGCGATTATGTTCGAAAAACCATCGGAAACAAGTACAAGGGAATTGTGGAGCTTATTATAAAAGATGGAATCATCAAAGATATCAGAGAAGAAGAGCAAGCTGTTGCCTTGGACAAGAGCGAATACCTTTTAGCAGCAACAGGAAACTACGCAAAAAACCTGAAAGCAAACTTCAAAGTGGGCGATAAGGTGGAAATCAAGATAGATCTTTCCATTCCACTTGAGAAAATTAAAGCTGCGGCATCTGGTAATACATTTTTATTAAAAGACGGCAAAATACCACCTTTTACACATGAGATTGCAGGAAGGCATCCGCGATCTGCAATTGGCATTGACAAAACCGGTCGATTTTTCTTTCTTGTTGCAGTTGATGGGCGAAATGGAAAGAGCATTGGCCTATCACAAGGTGAGCTTGCAAGCTTTTTGCAAACAATTGGCGTATGGACTGCCATAAACCTTGATGGCGGGTATTCCACACAGCTTATCGCAAAGGACAATGATGGAAACCTCAAAGCCTTTTACTACACAGGTGAGACCAGAAAAGTTTTTGATTCAATAGCAGCTTTTTACAAATACAGAGATGATAAAATTGCCACATTTTATATAGACTGTCCTGACAAGGTCTTTGCAGGTGAAGAGTATCCTATAAAGGTATATGCAAAGGATAGATTCTATAACACAATCACATATGATGCTGTATATTTGAAGGTATACCAAGATGCTTATGAGATAGACATAAAAGATGGCATATTTTCGCCTTACAAAGACGGTGTTGTTACAATATCTTGTGTGTATGAAGATGTGTACCAGAAAGTTTTTGCGCAAAAAAAGATTTCGGTGTACAAGCCAGAAATCTTGGACACAGACAAAAAGCAGCTTTACCTTTTGCCCGGTGAGTCAGCAAGGCTAAGGTTTTATATAAAAGATAAGGTTGGCCACTTTAAAGAGATAGACCCAAGAAAAGTTCAAGCAGAAGAAAATCCAGCTTATGAGTTCAGAGACGGAAGTTTCATAGCAAAATCTAACTTCCGAGGTTTTGTAACATTTACTTACAAAGACCTAAAATGCAGTCTACCCGTTGGGATAGGTCAAACCACACAGCTTTTAAGGTCGTTTGATTACCTTGCCTTGAGCTGGCCAAAAGGTGTTTCGATGTTTCTTTCATCCAAGAACAAGACACAGGGAAAATATTCAAACAAGATATATTTCAGTATCCCTTCAACAAAAGGCAAAAGCTTTAAGCTCAATTTTAAAACTCCTGCTAGCCTTACAAATATAAGTAAAATTTCATTTGACCTTTGCGCAAAGAATGTCAAAGTCTATTTTGGCTTTAAAATGCCAAATGGCACTCAAAAAGAGGTTGAAATAACCCAGCTTAAAAGTGACAATTTCAAAAGCTATTCCTTGAATGTAGAGAGCTACAAAACCTTAGACTATATTTTGCTTATTCCGCAAAAGACGCAAGGCTACATCTGGATTGACAATCTCACAGGCAGTATTGTAAATCTACCTCCTGTTGAAGCTATAAACCAGTATGTTGCAAAGTTCGATACCAATCTTGCAAAGACATCTGTTATTTTCCTGACAAAAGGTTTTGAAAATCTGCCAAGTGATATCAAGAAAAAAGTAGAATCTAACCTTGGCAGCTATTTGAAATATTACAGTCTTGAAAAAGACAACCCACCATATGAAAAGAATGAAAAGTTTAACATAGTATTTTTAAGAACCAAAAGTGGTTCAATTTTAGATTTTTCATTCTATCAGTGGATTAGGATTAAAAATCTGTCAGCTGAGAAAAAACCGCTGATTGTTGTTTTGGACATCCCCTTTGAAAGCCTCAGGCAAGATGAAAAGGATATACTCATAAGACTTTTAAAATCAAGAAAAGCACCATCAATGATTATCTGTACCACGAGCGATTACACCCGTGTAGAAAGATACGATACTCTTTACATCGGATATGCATCATCAAATGACCTGCTTGCAAAATCAAGTACGAAAAGTGTAAACCTTGCATGTGATGTTGAGAAAGGCTACATTTACCTTGCAAGAGGGTATTAA
- a CDS encoding glycosyl hydrolase family 18 protein, translated as MKKFFSIIFILIFLFSPVNISSSAEKKTNTFEVPAKSFVTVEQGIAIVLHELGFDKNLQSNPQPIYDSAGQKPSKNFLGYVAFAKKYLPKSIPPFNSKMTRVFAAKFILSLLNCNTFDSQNPLDNKIVLSILVESKVISSTQKNELEKPITGGELQKLVGRVKIKMIGVDMAKPAWEAYSKGKLKDAEFIFKRCINAGLHLGTTPSYLANSYYGLGLVYAHHSNKRYYEAYSMLIQAIKIDNNGKIAQAAKKYLAEKLPPYQLDLNYQPTKNLTYEEVMALVGHHLYLDVKEVPSNFAAKDKNNNNPSSWAAPYVRLAFYRKSVPFVPSSFKDIAPRYWIAAYLCNVKGLMHYDYDKYYDFKDIKSLDTNYKMFISVVVDKGIMEPTSKETFSPYDGINRIQLRKILLAMNSIKAISTPKPPSQQILTVKTSKIIATYYKGVEAEQIQIMTKRSKFLDMINFDAVMLGVASTKEHTQAVSTYFYNPDLEAALQKANELGISTFLSLSNLNKGKFDAQLVHNYIKDEKGRKTLVNDLVKLVNLYNLTGVHIDFEHLNPQDKANLTEFIKLLSEKLKRSNKKLTMVIGAYMSDLEANASVYDFEKLAKYVDYFNLILYDDFPKSKYPITGIDGPISNIVRIERVLKYMTLRIPSSKILMGIGVYGIDFNITNKTAENVKLSDIPNIVKNAIQGSVKYFYDSKSQSPYIEFKNPDNTVHKVWYENKKSLEERMKMVHKYNLAGICFYWLGSSSNELYQVFDKYLK; from the coding sequence ATGAAAAAGTTCTTTAGTATTATCTTTATCCTTATATTTCTTTTTAGCCCTGTCAATATCTCATCCTCAGCTGAGAAAAAAACTAATACCTTTGAAGTTCCAGCCAAAAGCTTTGTAACTGTTGAGCAAGGAATAGCAATTGTTCTCCATGAACTTGGATTTGATAAAAATCTGCAGTCAAATCCACAACCTATCTATGATTCAGCAGGTCAAAAGCCATCTAAAAATTTCCTTGGGTATGTTGCATTTGCCAAGAAATATTTACCCAAAAGCATACCACCTTTTAATTCAAAAATGACCCGGGTTTTTGCAGCTAAATTTATCCTCAGCTTACTTAATTGCAACACTTTTGATTCACAAAATCCTTTAGACAACAAAATTGTTCTATCAATCCTTGTTGAAAGCAAAGTAATATCAAGTACTCAAAAAAATGAATTAGAAAAACCTATCACTGGTGGGGAACTTCAAAAACTGGTAGGAAGAGTTAAAATAAAGATGATTGGAGTAGATATGGCAAAACCCGCATGGGAAGCATATTCTAAAGGAAAGCTAAAAGATGCAGAATTCATCTTCAAAAGATGCATAAATGCAGGACTTCATTTGGGCACAACTCCCTCCTACCTTGCAAATTCTTACTATGGCTTGGGATTAGTTTATGCACATCATAGTAACAAAAGATACTATGAGGCTTATTCTATGTTAATTCAGGCAATCAAGATTGACAATAACGGCAAAATCGCACAGGCAGCAAAAAAATATTTAGCTGAAAAATTGCCACCTTATCAACTTGATCTTAATTATCAGCCAACAAAAAATCTTACATATGAAGAGGTTATGGCTCTTGTTGGACATCATCTTTATCTTGATGTAAAAGAAGTTCCATCAAACTTTGCTGCTAAGGACAAAAACAATAATAATCCTTCTTCGTGGGCTGCACCTTATGTGAGGCTTGCATTCTATAGAAAAAGCGTTCCTTTTGTTCCGTCATCTTTTAAAGATATAGCACCAAGATATTGGATTGCAGCTTACCTTTGTAATGTAAAAGGCCTTATGCACTACGATTATGACAAATACTATGATTTTAAGGACATAAAGAGTCTTGATACTAACTACAAGATGTTTATAAGTGTTGTAGTTGACAAAGGCATTATGGAACCTACATCAAAGGAAACATTTTCACCTTACGATGGAATAAACCGAATACAGCTAAGAAAAATCTTGCTCGCTATGAATTCGATCAAAGCTATTTCTACTCCAAAGCCTCCGTCCCAGCAGATCCTAACTGTCAAAACGTCAAAAATTATAGCCACATATTACAAGGGTGTTGAAGCTGAGCAGATTCAAATCATGACAAAAAGGTCAAAGTTTTTAGATATGATCAACTTTGATGCGGTAATGTTAGGTGTTGCAAGCACAAAAGAACATACCCAAGCTGTTTCTACTTATTTTTATAATCCAGATTTGGAGGCAGCTTTGCAAAAAGCAAATGAATTGGGAATTTCAACCTTCTTGTCCTTGAGCAATTTAAATAAAGGCAAATTTGATGCACAACTTGTTCACAACTACATTAAAGACGAAAAAGGACGAAAAACCTTAGTAAATGACCTGGTGAAACTTGTAAATCTATATAATCTTACGGGTGTCCATATAGATTTTGAACATCTAAACCCTCAAGATAAAGCAAATCTAACTGAGTTTATAAAACTGCTGTCAGAGAAATTAAAAAGATCAAACAAAAAACTCACAATGGTAATAGGCGCTTACATGAGCGATCTTGAAGCAAATGCAAGTGTCTATGACTTTGAAAAATTAGCCAAATACGTTGATTATTTTAACCTGATCTTGTACGATGACTTCCCAAAAAGCAAATATCCAATAACTGGCATTGACGGTCCCATTTCGAACATAGTCAGAATTGAAAGAGTTTTGAAATACATGACATTGCGCATTCCATCATCAAAAATATTGATGGGTATTGGTGTATATGGCATTGATTTCAATATAACAAACAAAACTGCCGAAAATGTTAAATTAAGTGATATACCAAACATTGTCAAAAATGCGATCCAAGGAAGTGTAAAATATTTCTATGATTCAAAATCTCAAAGTCCATATATTGAATTTAAAAATCCTGATAACACAGTTCATAAAGTTTGGTATGAAAACAAAAAGAGTTTGGAAGAGAGAATGAAGATGGTACACAAATATAATCTTGCAGGAATATGTTTTTACTGGCTTGGCAGTAGTAGTAATGAACTTTATCAGGTATTTGATAAATATTTGAAGTAG
- a CDS encoding tRNA 2-thiocytidine biosynthesis TtcA family protein produces the protein MQHIFSKVRKAVEDFNMIEDGDKIAVGVSAGKDSLTMLYTLSFMRRFYPKKFEVIALTVDMGFEGMDFSPIKEFCDKINVEFHLVPSQIKQIVFDIRKEENPCSLCANLRRGILNSTAKSLGCNKVALGHHLDDVVETFFLSLFFEGRIYCFSPKTYLDRTQITTIRPMIYLKEHDLRSAARKLELPVITNPCPANGKTNRQRMKEFVKSLKQFHPATKDLIFNAIKRNIWGLKG, from the coding sequence GTGCAGCATATATTCAGCAAGGTGAGAAAAGCTGTTGAAGATTTCAATATGATAGAAGACGGCGATAAAATTGCAGTTGGTGTTTCTGCTGGAAAAGACAGCCTTACAATGCTCTATACTTTGAGCTTTATGAGAAGATTTTATCCAAAAAAATTTGAAGTTATTGCACTTACAGTTGATATGGGATTTGAAGGTATGGATTTTTCGCCAATAAAAGAATTTTGTGATAAAATAAATGTTGAATTTCATCTTGTGCCATCACAGATAAAACAGATTGTATTCGACATAAGAAAAGAAGAAAATCCTTGCTCGCTTTGTGCAAATCTTCGCCGTGGAATACTAAACTCAACTGCAAAAAGTCTTGGCTGTAACAAGGTTGCGCTTGGACATCATTTAGACGATGTGGTTGAGACATTTTTCTTGAGCTTATTTTTTGAAGGAAGGATATATTGTTTTTCACCAAAGACATACCTTGACAGAACTCAAATTACAACAATCAGGCCTATGATTTATCTAAAAGAGCATGATTTGAGATCAGCTGCAAGAAAGCTTGAACTCCCTGTTATCACAAACCCATGCCCTGCGAATGGAAAAACTAACAGACAAAGAATGAAAGAGTTTGTAAAAAGCTTAAAACAGTTTCATCCTGCCACCAAGGATTTGATCTTCAATGCTATAAAGAGAAATATATGGGGATTAAAAGGCTAA
- a CDS encoding Uma2 family endonuclease: MEERIPKLWTYEDYLKLPEDTRVEIIDGIIYNMSLAPLRVHQKIVSEFTITIGSYLRKSKKPCEIYTAPFDVVLVSEGQIETQAINVVQPDISIICDKRKLSERGCVGAPEMIIEVASQSRPAHDKVKEYWIVNPINQTILVYRLKDNEDFQAPESYTFNNKVKVGIFEDLIIDFAQIKEVL, translated from the coding sequence GTGGAAGAGAGAATTCCTAAGCTTTGGACATATGAAGATTATCTCAAGCTGCCTGAGGATACAAGAGTAGAGATAATAGACGGTATCATCTACAATATGAGCCTTGCACCTCTGAGGGTGCATCAAAAGATTGTGTCAGAATTCACAATTACAATTGGTAGCTATTTGCGCAAAAGCAAAAAGCCTTGTGAAATTTACACAGCTCCTTTTGATGTTGTTTTAGTTAGCGAAGGACAGATTGAAACCCAAGCAATCAACGTTGTGCAGCCTGATATCTCAATCATATGCGACAAAAGAAAACTCTCTGAAAGAGGCTGTGTAGGTGCTCCTGAGATGATAATTGAAGTTGCATCACAAAGCCGCCCAGCTCATGATAAGGTAAAAGAATACTGGATAGTTAATCCCATAAATCAAACCATTTTAGTTTACAGACTTAAAGATAATGAAGACTTCCAAGCACCTGAAAGCTATACCTTTAACAACAAAGTCAAGGTAGGAATTTTCGAAGATCTCATAATAGACTTTGCCCAAATAAAAGAGGTGTTATAA
- a CDS encoding PAS domain S-box protein, with translation MLNFVRNMKVFIRKIDKVFILFVFYSIALSFFVKILPTVFIAILALFLIIGSALYWGLVGGIASAILATFIDIVSFYTTKQATIRSLIVGSIAYFAIGILLGRFINIFRSQRAEVQESEKRYRNLFEKANDAIFIVDSKGKIQDCNPAACKLLGYSRDELLTKHLTDIISPEDLTEKPLNFNKVLKGESITVERNFKTKEEREVTVEVNVSKLDNDLLLGIAHDITKIKEAEKQKLKRLHTLEILYSATQKFSESLNLEEVAYEITKTCVKNLGASLAWIGRAEVDGSVTVLYQYPNDHPYPKNIKVRWDDTTEGQGPTGIAIRTGIPQIIEDISNYPGFELWRAKATIESGFTTSAAFPLTTRGRTFGALNIYSDKKGFFNAENVQLFQTFAHQAAAALENANLYEKSTRRLQHIQALRKIDMAINGSIDPRVTSTVALQETVRELKVDAAAIFRLNPYIQKLEFIAGYGFYTNMVEEITFSLKKVLQDVLYWKEKLFIYLILREKTKIYQKIFSEWKVSRLIMLFHLLQKVVY, from the coding sequence ATGTTAAATTTCGTTCGTAACATGAAAGTTTTTATAAGAAAGATTGACAAAGTATTCATTTTGTTTGTTTTCTACTCAATAGCTTTATCGTTTTTTGTAAAGATTCTACCTACAGTTTTTATTGCAATTTTAGCGTTGTTTTTAATTATTGGCTCTGCTTTATACTGGGGATTAGTAGGTGGAATAGCATCAGCAATTTTAGCCACTTTTATAGATATTGTTTCTTTTTATACCACAAAACAAGCAACAATCCGCAGTTTAATTGTAGGAAGCATAGCTTATTTTGCAATAGGAATATTGTTGGGCAGATTCATAAATATCTTTCGAAGTCAAAGAGCGGAAGTCCAAGAAAGTGAAAAACGTTACCGAAATTTATTTGAAAAAGCAAATGATGCTATTTTTATTGTGGATTCAAAAGGAAAGATTCAAGATTGCAACCCAGCTGCTTGCAAATTATTAGGCTATAGTCGAGATGAGCTACTGACAAAACATCTTACTGATATTATTTCACCTGAAGATTTGACCGAAAAACCTCTAAACTTCAATAAGGTTTTAAAAGGAGAATCTATTACTGTTGAAAGAAATTTTAAGACCAAAGAAGAAAGAGAAGTTACGGTAGAGGTAAATGTCTCAAAGTTAGATAATGATTTGCTTTTAGGAATAGCTCATGATATCACCAAAATAAAAGAAGCTGAAAAACAAAAGTTAAAACGATTGCATACATTGGAAATACTATACAGTGCCACTCAAAAATTTTCAGAGAGTTTAAATTTAGAAGAGGTAGCTTATGAGATTACAAAAACATGTGTTAAAAATCTGGGAGCTTCTTTAGCTTGGATAGGCCGTGCAGAAGTTGATGGCTCAGTAACAGTCTTATATCAGTATCCAAATGATCATCCCTATCCTAAGAATATAAAAGTGCGGTGGGATGATACTACAGAAGGCCAAGGTCCAACAGGAATTGCTATTCGCACTGGTATTCCGCAAATAATTGAGGATATTTCAAACTATCCAGGTTTTGAACTGTGGCGAGCAAAGGCAACTATTGAATCAGGATTTACTACATCTGCAGCTTTTCCATTAACAACACGTGGGCGTACTTTTGGTGCTCTTAATATTTACAGTGACAAAAAAGGATTTTTTAATGCTGAGAATGTTCAGCTTTTTCAAACGTTTGCTCATCAAGCTGCTGCAGCTTTAGAAAACGCTAACCTTTACGAAAAATCAACGCGGCGCTTACAGCATATTCAAGCACTTAGGAAAATTGATATGGCTATTAATGGGAGCATTGATCCACGCGTTACCTCAACTGTAGCTTTGCAAGAGACTGTTAGAGAGTTAAAAGTGGATGCAGCTGCTATTTTTAGGTTAAATCCTTATATACAGAAGTTAGAATTTATAGCTGGATATGGGTTTTATACTAACATGGTTGAAGAAATTACTTTTAGCTTAAAAAAAGTTTTGCAGGACGTGCTGTATTGGAAAGAAAAACTATTTATATACCTGATATTGAGAGAGAAGACGAAGATATACCAAAAGATCTTTTCCGAGTGGAAGGTTTCAAGGCTTATTATGCTGTTCCACTTATTGCAAAAGGTCGTGTATTAG
- a CDS encoding HD-GYP domain-containing protein, which produces MYIPDIEREDEDIPKDLFRVEGFKAYYAVPLIAKGRVLGVLEVFMRNPRNVNNEWREFLETLAGQVAIAIDNAELFNNLQRSNIELLKAYDETIEALSYALDLKDKETEGHSQRVTDLTLRIAKEMGIPEEQLIHIKRGALLHDIGKMGIPDSILLKPGKLSDEEWAIMKMHPVYAYQMLSQIEYLRPALDIPYCHHEKWDGSGYPWGLKGKEIPLAARIFAIVDVFDALSNDRPYRKAWQIEKVLEYIREQSGKHFDPQIVEVFVRLIKEKSISE; this is translated from the coding sequence ATTTATATACCTGATATTGAGAGAGAAGACGAAGATATACCAAAAGATCTTTTCCGAGTGGAAGGTTTCAAGGCTTATTATGCTGTTCCACTTATTGCAAAAGGTCGTGTATTAGGAGTATTAGAAGTTTTTATGCGAAATCCACGCAATGTTAATAATGAATGGCGAGAATTTTTGGAAACATTGGCAGGACAAGTTGCAATTGCAATTGACAATGCTGAACTTTTTAATAATTTGCAAAGATCAAATATTGAACTTCTGAAAGCTTATGATGAAACAATAGAAGCGCTTTCCTATGCTCTTGATCTTAAAGATAAAGAAACTGAGGGTCACAGTCAGCGTGTGACAGACCTAACTCTTCGCATTGCTAAAGAAATGGGTATACCTGAAGAACAGTTAATCCATATAAAACGTGGTGCACTATTACATGATATCGGCAAGATGGGTATACCAGACAGTATACTTCTCAAGCCGGGGAAGCTTTCAGATGAAGAGTGGGCAATAATGAAAATGCACCCTGTATATGCTTACCAGATGCTTTCTCAGATTGAATACTTACGGCCAGCTTTGGATATACCTTATTGCCACCATGAAAAATGGGATGGCAGCGGTTATCCTTGGGGATTAAAAGGAAAAGAGATACCCTTAGCAGCGCGTATTTTCGCAATAGTTGATGTTTTTGATGCATTGTCCAATGATCGGCCATACAGAAAAGCTTGGCAAATAGAGAAGGTTCTGGAATATATTCGTGAACAGAGTGGTAAGCATTTTGACCCTCAGATAGTGGAGGTTTTTGTTCGTCTTATAAAGGAGAAATCGATATCCGAATAA